A region of Micromonospora sp. WMMD882 DNA encodes the following proteins:
- a CDS encoding cytidine deaminase: protein MPESPAVPSTVSDPVELSAEDAKLVTLARGARGRVGAVEGAAVRDQDGRTYAAASVSLPSLTVTALQLAVASAVAAGATRLEAAVVVTEASTLDEAGRAVVRDLAAEAPIHLAAPDGTVLGTVVE from the coding sequence ATGCCTGAGTCACCCGCCGTACCGTCCACCGTGTCCGATCCGGTCGAGCTGAGCGCCGAGGACGCCAAGCTGGTCACCCTGGCCCGGGGAGCGCGCGGTCGGGTGGGCGCCGTCGAGGGCGCCGCGGTACGCGACCAGGACGGTCGGACGTACGCCGCGGCCAGCGTCTCGTTGCCGTCGTTGACGGTGACGGCGCTCCAGCTCGCGGTGGCCTCGGCGGTGGCGGCCGGCGCGACCCGGCTGGAGGCGGCGGTGGTGGTGACCGAGGCGTCCACGTTGGACGAGGCCGGGCGGGCCGTCGTTCGCGATCTCGCCGCCGAGGCGCCGATCCACCTGGCGGCTCCGGACGGCACGGTCCTCGGCACGGTGGTCGAGTGA
- the era gene encoding GTPase Era, whose translation MSRRAASGPATPRSGGGPAGPGPGEAGSGAGEQPYRAGFACFVGRPNAGKSTLTNAIVGQKIAITSNKPQTTRHVIRAVLHRPDSQLVLVDTPGLHRPRTLLGERLNDLVRSTWSEVDVIGLCIPADEPVGRGDQFITGELAELKATVLAVVTKTDLVDRKRLAEQLLAVSELGDFAAVVPVSAVSGHQVDTLVEVMTGYLPASPQLYPDDMLTEDPEQVLVAELVREAALEGVRDELPHSIAVIVEEMIPEGQLMKIYADLYVERPSQKAIVIGHRGSRLKDVGTRARRQIEELLGTRVYLDLHVRVAKDWQRDPKQLRRLGF comes from the coding sequence GTGAGCCGGCGTGCCGCGTCGGGCCCGGCCACGCCGCGGTCCGGCGGCGGCCCGGCGGGTCCCGGCCCGGGGGAGGCCGGGTCGGGGGCCGGGGAGCAGCCCTACCGGGCGGGGTTCGCCTGTTTCGTCGGGCGGCCGAACGCGGGGAAGTCGACCCTGACCAACGCGATCGTCGGGCAGAAGATCGCGATCACCTCGAACAAGCCGCAGACCACCCGGCACGTCATCCGGGCCGTCCTGCACCGGCCGGACTCGCAGCTCGTGCTGGTCGACACCCCCGGTCTGCACCGTCCCCGCACGTTGCTCGGCGAGCGGCTCAACGACCTGGTCCGGTCCACCTGGAGCGAGGTCGACGTGATCGGCCTCTGCATCCCGGCCGACGAGCCGGTCGGGCGGGGGGACCAGTTCATCACCGGTGAGCTGGCCGAGTTGAAGGCGACCGTGCTGGCCGTGGTGACGAAGACCGACCTGGTCGACAGGAAGCGGCTGGCCGAGCAGTTGCTCGCGGTCAGCGAGCTGGGTGACTTCGCCGCGGTGGTGCCGGTCAGCGCGGTCTCCGGCCACCAGGTGGACACGCTGGTCGAGGTGATGACGGGTTACCTGCCGGCGTCGCCGCAGCTCTACCCGGACGACATGCTCACCGAGGACCCGGAGCAGGTGCTGGTCGCCGAGCTGGTCCGGGAGGCGGCCCTGGAGGGCGTCCGCGACGAGCTGCCGCACTCGATCGCGGTGATCGTCGAGGAGATGATCCCCGAGGGGCAGCTCATGAAGATCTACGCCGACCTCTACGTCGAGCGGCCCAGCCAGAAGGCGATCGTGATCGGCCACCGGGGCAGTCGGCTCAAGGACGTCGGCACCCGGGCCCGCCGGCAGATCGAGGAGCTGCTCGGCACCCGGGTCTACCTCGATCTGCACGTCCGGGTGGCGAAGGACTGGCAGCGGGACCCGAAGCAGTTGCGGCGACTCGGCTTCTGA
- a CDS encoding acyltransferase, translated as MRNRYLDLLRALAIIRVVVYHVTGWATLTLVFPAMSVMFALAGSLMAASLDRSGGAAVGRRLRRLLPSLWALALVFVPIMLLTGLPLTWRVLLWFFPITDPPANGWGAMALSVIWYLRDYLWFVLASPAALWLFRRAPLPTLLTPYALLVLVELGFPAAPTVLRDFGLYFGAWLLGFAHHDGLLRRLGNRTLFTLAAVLATAGGAWILTHPGVRGYDLNDIRLGNALWAAAFILVALGRAPDSAAWVDRKALVGRVVTVLNRRALTVYLWHMPFVVLLTPLVDVVGWSHQDPLGLAIRVMLVFALVGVVTLLVGWIEDVAARRRPELLPGRRRRPEPAGRSTGARPPDPPGPPARLPAPRAEATTLRIG; from the coding sequence ATGCGAAATCGATACCTGGACCTGCTGCGTGCCCTGGCGATCATTCGAGTGGTGGTCTACCACGTGACCGGATGGGCCACCCTGACCTTGGTCTTCCCGGCCATGTCGGTGATGTTCGCCCTGGCCGGCTCGCTGATGGCCGCGTCACTCGACCGCTCCGGCGGCGCCGCCGTCGGGCGGCGGCTGCGCCGACTGCTGCCCTCCCTCTGGGCGCTCGCGCTGGTCTTCGTACCGATCATGCTGCTCACCGGCCTGCCACTGACCTGGCGGGTCCTGCTCTGGTTCTTCCCGATCACCGACCCGCCGGCCAACGGCTGGGGCGCGATGGCGCTGAGCGTGATCTGGTACCTGCGCGACTACCTCTGGTTCGTGCTCGCCTCACCCGCGGCCCTCTGGCTGTTCCGGCGGGCCCCGCTACCGACCCTGCTCACCCCGTACGCGCTGCTGGTCCTGGTGGAGCTGGGATTCCCGGCCGCCCCGACCGTGCTGCGCGACTTCGGGCTCTACTTCGGCGCGTGGCTGCTCGGCTTCGCCCACCACGACGGCCTGCTGCGCCGCCTCGGCAACCGCACGCTGTTCACCCTCGCGGCGGTGCTGGCCACCGCCGGGGGCGCCTGGATCCTCACCCACCCCGGCGTACGCGGCTACGACCTCAACGACATCCGGCTCGGCAACGCGCTGTGGGCGGCGGCGTTCATCCTGGTCGCGCTCGGCCGCGCGCCCGACAGCGCGGCCTGGGTCGACCGGAAGGCCCTGGTCGGTAGGGTGGTGACCGTGCTGAACCGCCGGGCGCTGACCGTCTACCTCTGGCACATGCCCTTCGTGGTGCTGCTCACCCCGCTGGTCGACGTGGTCGGCTGGTCCCACCAGGACCCGCTCGGTCTGGCGATCCGGGTGATGCTGGTCTTCGCCCTGGTCGGGGTGGTGACCCTGCTGGTCGGCTGGATCGAGGACGTGGCCGCCCGCCGCCGGCCCGAGCTGCTGCCGGGCCGCCGGCGTCGCCCCGAGCCGGCCGGACGGTCCACCGGCGCCCGGCCGCCGGACCCGCCCGGCCCGCCGGCGCGCCTGCCGGCCCCCCGGGCGGAAGCCACCACCCTGCGCATCGGCTGA
- the recO gene encoding DNA repair protein RecO, with protein MAGYRRQLYRDDALVLRVQKLGESDRIITLLTRRHGRLRAVARGVRRTTSRFGARLEPFGHVDLQLAGDPKGNVGSSLHSVSQVEGIDLYGKRFLGDYPRYTAASAIAETAERLTPVEREPSLRLFQLTLGALKSLARGEHDTTLVLDAYLLRGMAMAGWAPALTACAVCGTPGRHRAFSVPAGGCVCPDCRPPGAAHPAPATVDLMSALTSGDWVVADATPTGVRRECSGLVAAHLQWHLERALRSLPLVDRGAPAAGPAPSRRGDEPVERV; from the coding sequence ATGGCCGGGTACCGCCGACAGCTCTACCGCGACGACGCGCTGGTGTTGCGGGTGCAGAAGCTCGGCGAGTCGGACCGGATCATCACCCTGCTGACCCGCCGGCACGGCCGGCTGCGCGCGGTGGCCCGGGGGGTGCGCCGCACCACCTCCCGGTTCGGGGCCCGACTGGAGCCGTTCGGTCACGTCGACCTCCAGTTGGCCGGCGACCCGAAGGGCAACGTCGGCAGCTCCCTGCACAGCGTCAGCCAGGTCGAGGGCATCGACCTGTACGGCAAGCGGTTCCTCGGCGACTACCCCCGCTACACGGCGGCCAGCGCCATCGCCGAGACCGCCGAACGGCTCACCCCGGTCGAGCGGGAGCCGTCGCTGCGGTTGTTCCAGCTCACTCTCGGCGCGCTCAAGTCCCTCGCCCGGGGCGAGCACGACACCACGCTGGTGCTCGACGCGTACCTGCTGCGCGGGATGGCGATGGCCGGCTGGGCGCCCGCGTTGACCGCGTGCGCGGTCTGCGGCACCCCCGGGCGGCACCGGGCGTTCTCCGTACCGGCCGGGGGGTGTGTCTGCCCGGACTGCCGGCCGCCCGGCGCGGCCCACCCGGCCCCGGCCACCGTCGACCTGATGTCCGCGCTGACCAGCGGCGACTGGGTGGTCGCCGACGCCACCCCCACCGGGGTACGCCGGGAGTGCAGCGGCCTGGTCGCGGCGCACCTGCAGTGGCACCTGGAGCGCGCGTTACGCTCGCTGCCGCTGGTCGACCGGGGCGCCCCGGCGGCCGGCCCGGCCCCGTCGCGTCGTGGCGACGAGCCGGTGGAGCGGGTGTGA
- a CDS encoding isoprenyl transferase encodes MRAGRRTPTPPTPHPSGARPPALPAEALPKHVAVVMDGNGRWAKDRGLPRTKGHEAGEFSLFDTIEGAIELGVPYLSAYAFSTENWRRSPDEVRFLMGFNRDVIRRRRDQLVDLGVRVVWSGRAGRLWKSVISELQTAEEMSKDNSTLTLQFCVNYGGQAEIADAAAAIARDVAAGKLDPAKVTEKTVAKYLYHPEIPEVDLFLRPSGEERISNFLLWQTAYAELVFLDTLWPDFDRRHLWYACELYAQRDRRFGGALPNPVAPPAPTV; translated from the coding sequence ATGAGGGCGGGCCGGCGGACGCCGACGCCGCCGACGCCGCACCCGTCCGGGGCCCGGCCCCCGGCGCTGCCCGCCGAGGCGCTGCCGAAGCACGTCGCGGTGGTGATGGACGGCAACGGCCGGTGGGCCAAGGACCGCGGCCTGCCCCGCACCAAGGGGCACGAGGCGGGGGAGTTCTCCCTCTTCGACACCATCGAGGGCGCGATCGAGCTGGGCGTCCCCTACCTGTCGGCGTACGCGTTCTCCACCGAGAACTGGCGGCGCTCGCCCGACGAGGTCCGCTTCCTGATGGGCTTCAACCGGGACGTCATCCGCCGCCGCCGGGACCAGTTGGTCGACCTGGGCGTCCGGGTGGTCTGGTCGGGACGGGCCGGGCGACTCTGGAAGAGCGTCATCTCCGAGTTGCAGACCGCCGAGGAGATGTCGAAGGACAACTCGACGCTGACCCTCCAGTTCTGCGTGAACTACGGCGGCCAGGCCGAGATCGCCGACGCCGCCGCCGCGATCGCCCGGGACGTCGCCGCCGGGAAACTCGACCCGGCGAAGGTCACCGAGAAGACCGTGGCGAAGTACCTCTACCACCCGGAGATCCCCGAGGTGGACCTCTTCCTGCGGCCCTCCGGCGAGGAACGGATCTCCAACTTCCTGCTCTGGCAGACCGCGTACGCCGAGCTGGTCTTCCTGGACACGCTCTGGCCGGACTTCGACCGCCGCCACCTCTGGTACGCCTGCGAGCTGTACGCGCAGCGGGACCGCCGGTTCGGCGGCGCGCTGCCCAACCCGGTCGCCCCACCGGCCCCGACGGTGTGA
- a CDS encoding MTH1187 family thiamine-binding protein, translated as MLIAFSITPLGVGDSVGDQVADAVRVVRESGLPNRTDAMFTTVEGEWDEVMAVVKRAVDVVAAQAPRVSLVLKADLRPGVTDGLTSKVAHVEARLAES; from the coding sequence ATGCTGATCGCGTTCTCGATAACCCCGCTGGGCGTCGGAGACTCCGTCGGTGACCAGGTCGCCGACGCGGTACGGGTGGTCCGCGAGTCCGGCCTGCCGAACCGTACCGACGCCATGTTCACCACCGTCGAGGGCGAGTGGGACGAGGTGATGGCGGTGGTCAAGCGGGCGGTCGACGTGGTCGCCGCGCAGGCGCCCCGGGTCAGCCTGGTCCTCAAGGCCGACCTGCGTCCCGGCGTGACCGACGGCCTGACCAGCAAGGTCGCCCACGTGGAGGCCCGTCTCGCCGAGAGCTGA
- a CDS encoding energy-coupling factor transporter transmembrane component T, with protein MITLEPVADPTAPLARRSPVAKLAAALLFSFTLVATLDPVAPAIALAIELAVLPLFGVRYRVLARRAWPLLLGAVGILVSLVLFAADRDGRVLVEAGPVLVTSGVLVTALGLVLRLLAVALPGVIVFATTDPTDLADALIQNAKAPPRFAIGALAAFRLVPLLGQEWQMISMARRARGVDAGRNPVARLRLFVSTGFGLLVGAIRRGTRLAVAMDARGFDAGTPRTVARRQRFTLADGLLVAGAFVLAGSTLAVSVALGVFRPLIG; from the coding sequence GTGATCACGCTGGAGCCGGTCGCCGACCCGACCGCGCCGCTGGCCCGCCGCAGCCCGGTGGCGAAGCTCGCCGCCGCGCTGCTGTTCTCGTTCACCCTGGTCGCCACGCTCGACCCGGTCGCCCCGGCCATCGCCCTGGCCATCGAGTTGGCGGTGCTGCCGCTGTTCGGCGTCCGGTACCGGGTGCTCGCCCGACGGGCCTGGCCGCTGCTGCTCGGCGCGGTCGGCATCCTGGTCTCCCTGGTGCTGTTCGCCGCCGACCGGGACGGCCGGGTGCTGGTCGAGGCCGGTCCGGTGCTGGTCACCTCGGGGGTGCTGGTCACCGCGCTCGGCCTGGTGCTGCGGCTGCTCGCGGTGGCGCTGCCCGGGGTGATCGTGTTCGCCACCACCGACCCGACGGACCTGGCCGACGCGCTGATCCAGAACGCCAAGGCCCCGCCCCGGTTCGCGATCGGCGCGCTGGCCGCGTTCCGGCTGGTGCCGCTGCTCGGCCAGGAGTGGCAGATGATCAGCATGGCCCGGCGGGCCCGGGGCGTGGACGCCGGCCGCAACCCGGTGGCCCGGCTGCGGCTCTTCGTCTCCACCGGATTCGGGCTGCTGGTCGGGGCGATCCGGCGCGGCACCCGGCTGGCGGTGGCGATGGACGCCCGGGGCTTCGACGCGGGCACCCCGCGCACGGTGGCCCGCCGGCAGCGTTTCACCCTGGCGGACGGGCTGCTGGTCGCCGGGGCGTTCGTGCTGGCCGGGTCGACCCTGGCGGTGAGCGTCGCCCTCGGCGTCTTCCGCCCCCTGATCGGCTGA
- a CDS encoding ABC transporter ATP-binding protein yields the protein MGGVVVEGFGWRHGGRRAWAVRGVELSVTRGERVLLLGPSGAGKSTLLAALAGLLPEDSGEQEGRIRVDGRDPRAVRDRIGMVFQDPESQLVMARSGDDVAFGLENRGVPEEQIWPRVDEALARVGFPYHRDRPTAALSGGEQQRLALAGALALRPGLLLLDEPTANLDPDGAALVRRAVADAVTADTTLILVEHRVAEALPLVDRVIVLAAGGGVRADGPPGRVFAEHGAALAAEGVWVPGRPVSPRRATRPPGEPLLAAEHLGLPPRLAATDLTVRAGEALAVVGPNGAGKSTLALLLGGLLRPGTGRLTASPALADGDHRVAPYRWRAPALARRIGSVFQDPEHQFVTGTVFDELALGPRRVGQPEPAVRATVDELLNRLRLDRLARANPYTLSGGEARRLSVATALATAPRLLVCDEPTFGQDRRTWAELVDLLADLRDAGHGIVTVTHDADFVDALADRRLILARPPQNGRTGPGRPEDGPS from the coding sequence GTGGGTGGGGTGGTGGTCGAGGGGTTCGGGTGGCGGCACGGAGGGCGTCGGGCGTGGGCGGTACGCGGGGTGGAGCTGTCCGTGACGCGCGGGGAACGGGTGCTGCTGCTCGGGCCCTCGGGCGCCGGCAAGAGCACCCTGCTCGCCGCCCTGGCCGGGCTGCTGCCCGAGGACTCCGGCGAGCAGGAGGGGCGCATCCGCGTCGACGGGCGTGACCCACGGGCCGTCCGCGACCGGATCGGCATGGTCTTCCAGGACCCGGAGAGCCAGCTCGTCATGGCCCGCAGCGGCGACGACGTGGCCTTCGGGCTGGAGAACCGGGGCGTGCCCGAGGAGCAGATCTGGCCCCGGGTGGACGAGGCGCTGGCCCGGGTCGGCTTCCCGTACCACCGGGACCGGCCCACCGCCGCGCTCTCCGGCGGGGAGCAGCAGCGGCTCGCCCTGGCCGGGGCGCTGGCGTTGCGTCCCGGGCTGCTCCTGTTGGACGAGCCGACGGCGAACCTGGACCCGGACGGGGCGGCCCTGGTCCGGCGGGCGGTCGCCGACGCGGTGACCGCCGACACCACGCTGATCCTGGTGGAGCATCGGGTGGCCGAGGCGTTGCCGCTGGTCGACCGGGTGATCGTGTTGGCCGCCGGCGGCGGCGTACGGGCCGACGGGCCACCCGGGCGGGTCTTCGCCGAACACGGCGCGGCGCTCGCCGCCGAGGGGGTCTGGGTGCCGGGCCGTCCCGTGTCGCCCCGCCGGGCGACCCGGCCGCCCGGGGAGCCGCTGCTCGCCGCCGAACACCTCGGCCTGCCGCCCCGGCTGGCCGCCACCGACCTGACGGTACGCGCCGGCGAGGCGCTCGCCGTGGTCGGTCCCAACGGGGCCGGCAAGTCCACCCTCGCCCTGCTCCTCGGCGGCCTGCTCCGGCCGGGGACCGGTCGGCTGACCGCCAGCCCGGCGCTGGCCGACGGCGACCACCGGGTCGCCCCGTACCGGTGGCGGGCCCCGGCCCTGGCCCGGCGGATCGGGTCGGTCTTCCAGGACCCGGAGCACCAGTTCGTCACCGGCACGGTCTTCGACGAGCTGGCGCTGGGCCCGCGCCGCGTCGGCCAACCCGAGCCCGCCGTCCGGGCGACCGTCGACGAGCTGCTGAACCGGCTGCGACTGGACCGACTGGCCCGCGCCAACCCGTACACCCTCTCGGGCGGCGAGGCGCGGCGGCTGAGCGTGGCGACCGCCCTGGCCACCGCGCCCCGGCTGCTGGTCTGCGACGAGCCGACCTTCGGTCAGGACCGGCGCACCTGGGCGGAGCTGGTGGACCTCCTCGCCGACCTGCGGGACGCCGGGCACGGCATCGTGACCGTCACCCACGACGCGGACTTCGTCGACGCCCTCGCCGACCGGCGGCTCATCCTGGCCCGGCCCCCTCAGAACGGGCGGACCGGGCCGGGCCGGCCCGAGGACGGCCCATCGTGA
- a CDS encoding ECF transporter S component: MSQPDNPRWRTIDIVVASVIAVAFGVIFWAWGLVWSATEGAFAFFPPAQTLIYGVWLMPAVVGGLVIRKPGAALYCETVAAVLSALLGSQWAGTVIPQGIVQGLGAELAFAAFRYRSFRLPTALLAGAATGLSAALFDFFVWNAEYDLTAYRIPYALLTIVSATVVAGAGGYALTGALARTGALDRFPVAHHHNTPV, translated from the coding sequence ATGAGCCAACCCGACAACCCGCGCTGGCGGACCATCGACATCGTCGTCGCCTCGGTGATCGCGGTCGCCTTCGGCGTCATCTTCTGGGCCTGGGGCCTGGTCTGGAGCGCGACCGAGGGCGCGTTCGCCTTCTTCCCGCCGGCGCAGACCCTGATCTACGGCGTGTGGCTGATGCCGGCCGTCGTCGGCGGCCTGGTGATCCGCAAGCCGGGCGCGGCCCTGTACTGCGAGACCGTGGCGGCGGTGCTGTCGGCGCTGCTGGGCAGTCAGTGGGCGGGCACGGTGATCCCGCAGGGCATCGTGCAGGGCCTCGGCGCGGAGCTGGCGTTCGCCGCCTTCCGGTACCGCTCGTTCCGGCTGCCGACCGCGCTGCTCGCCGGCGCGGCGACCGGCCTCAGCGCGGCCCTTTTCGACTTCTTCGTCTGGAACGCCGAGTACGACCTGACCGCCTACCGCATCCCGTACGCGCTGCTGACCATCGTCAGCGCCACGGTCGTCGCCGGCGCCGGCGGCTACGCCCTGACCGGCGCGCTGGCCCGCACCGGCGCCCTGGACCGCTTCCCCGTCGCCCACCACCACAACACCCCCGTCTGA
- a CDS encoding permease — protein sequence MGSVEVLAALLVLLVVFREPVAAAVSAPRLQTWTTVFVSVLVQAVPFLVFGVLLSAVIAVFVPRSFWARALPRHPALAVPVASAAGVVLPGCECGSVPIAGSLIRRGVTPAAALAFLLAAPAINPIVLTATAVAFPNDPEMVLARGLASLVVAMIMGWLWLRIGRADWIRLPRRPDLAGLGRGAAFWSAVRHDVVHAGGFLVLGAMAAASINVLVPERWLQTLADRPVLSVLALAVLAVLLSICSEADAFVAASLSQFSLTARLVFLVVGPMVDLKLVSMQAGVFGRRFAFRFAPATFVVAVLVAAGVGAVVLR from the coding sequence GTGGGCTCGGTGGAGGTGCTGGCCGCGCTGCTGGTGCTGCTGGTGGTCTTCCGGGAGCCGGTGGCCGCCGCGGTCTCCGCGCCCCGGTTGCAGACCTGGACGACGGTGTTCGTCTCGGTGCTGGTCCAGGCGGTGCCGTTCCTGGTCTTCGGGGTGCTGCTCTCGGCGGTGATCGCGGTCTTCGTGCCCCGGTCGTTCTGGGCGCGGGCGCTGCCCCGGCACCCCGCCCTCGCGGTGCCGGTGGCCAGCGCCGCCGGGGTGGTCCTGCCCGGCTGCGAGTGCGGCTCGGTGCCGATCGCCGGCTCGCTGATCCGTCGGGGGGTGACCCCGGCCGCCGCGTTGGCGTTCCTGCTCGCCGCCCCGGCGATCAACCCGATCGTGCTCACCGCCACCGCGGTCGCCTTCCCGAACGACCCGGAGATGGTGCTGGCGCGCGGACTGGCCAGCCTGGTCGTGGCCATGATCATGGGGTGGCTCTGGCTGCGGATCGGGCGGGCCGACTGGATCCGGCTGCCGCGCCGCCCCGACCTGGCCGGGCTGGGCCGGGGCGCGGCGTTCTGGTCGGCGGTCCGGCACGACGTGGTGCACGCCGGGGGTTTCCTGGTGCTCGGCGCGATGGCCGCCGCCAGCATCAACGTGCTGGTGCCGGAGCGCTGGTTGCAGACCCTGGCCGACCGGCCGGTGCTGTCCGTGCTGGCGCTGGCCGTCCTCGCCGTGCTGCTCTCCATCTGCTCGGAGGCGGACGCCTTCGTCGCCGCCTCGCTGTCGCAGTTCTCGCTCACCGCCCGGCTGGTGTTCCTGGTGGTCGGGCCGATGGTCGACCTGAAGCTGGTGTCGATGCAGGCCGGCGTGTTCGGGCGGCGCTTCGCGTTCCGGTTCGCCCCGGCGACGTTCGTGGTGGCCGTCCTGGTGGCCGCCGGCGTGGGGGCGGTGGTGCTGCGATGA
- a CDS encoding TIGR03943 family protein: MNRQAQAVVLLLLGGAVLRASLTDLHLRYVKPGLQPFLVAAGLLLLAAAAMTLWYELRPDVDPDPDPDPDDGHGHDDGHGHDQGHGHGHDHQGHEPRVGWLLVLPVVGLLLVTPPALGSYAAGQAGTVLPSRQVSDYPPLPAGDPVRTTVLDYASRALFDRGRSIGDRRVQLTGFVTTGPDGQPLLARMILSCCAADGRPVKLGLVGDVPSGLPDDTWVEVTGRYTERVGRDPVNDAEVPYLAVESWRQVPTPRQQYE, from the coding sequence ATGAACCGGCAGGCCCAGGCGGTCGTCCTGCTGCTGCTGGGCGGGGCGGTGCTGCGGGCCAGCCTCACCGACCTGCACCTGCGCTACGTCAAGCCGGGGCTGCAACCCTTCCTGGTCGCCGCCGGGCTGCTGCTGCTCGCCGCCGCGGCGATGACCCTCTGGTACGAGCTGCGCCCCGACGTCGACCCCGACCCCGACCCCGACCCCGACGACGGCCACGGCCATGACGACGGCCACGGCCATGACCAGGGCCACGGCCACGGGCATGACCACCAGGGGCACGAGCCCCGGGTCGGTTGGCTGCTCGTCCTGCCCGTGGTCGGCCTGCTACTGGTCACCCCGCCCGCCCTCGGGTCGTACGCGGCGGGACAGGCCGGCACCGTGCTGCCCAGCCGGCAGGTGTCCGACTACCCCCCGCTGCCCGCCGGCGACCCGGTCCGGACGACAGTGCTCGACTACGCCTCCCGGGCGCTGTTCGACAGGGGACGGTCCATCGGGGACAGACGCGTTCAGCTCACCGGTTTCGTCACCACCGGCCCGGACGGGCAACCCCTGCTGGCCCGCATGATCCTCTCGTGCTGCGCGGCGGACGGCCGCCCGGTCAAGCTCGGGCTCGTCGGCGACGTGCCCTCCGGGCTGCCCGACGACACCTGGGTCGAGGTGACCGGCCGCTACACCGAGCGGGTCGGCCGGGATCCGGTCAACGACGCGGAGGTGCCGTACCTGGCGGTGGAGTCGTGGCGGCAGGTGCCGACCCCGAGACAGCAGTACGAGTAG
- a CDS encoding alpha/beta hydrolase — protein sequence MRIDARGLTFEVHAGGPEDGDPVLLLHGFPQHSGEWVDLLPALHAANLRTYGLDQRGYSPGARPADVGAYRMTECVADAVAVLDALGVGSAHVVGHDWGAVVAWTLAARHPERVRSLVAVSVPHPAAMAHALATDPQQKARSAYMALFRKEGKAEKVLLAWQAAALRKLLGGVGDRDRVATYVQPMREPGALTAALNWYRAMSGRDMAGTGPVATPTTFVWSDRDIAIGRAAAEACAAHVTGEFRFVELSGVSHWIPDEAPGALAEAVLAQVDAVS from the coding sequence ATGCGGATCGACGCGCGGGGGCTGACGTTCGAAGTGCACGCCGGCGGCCCGGAGGACGGCGATCCCGTCCTGCTGCTGCACGGTTTCCCGCAGCACAGCGGGGAGTGGGTCGACCTGCTGCCGGCGTTGCACGCGGCCAACCTGCGCACCTACGGGCTGGACCAGCGGGGCTACTCGCCCGGCGCCCGACCGGCCGACGTCGGGGCGTACCGGATGACGGAGTGCGTGGCCGACGCGGTGGCCGTGCTCGACGCCCTGGGCGTCGGATCGGCGCACGTGGTCGGCCACGACTGGGGCGCGGTGGTCGCCTGGACGCTCGCCGCCCGGCATCCGGAGCGGGTGCGCAGCCTGGTCGCCGTCTCCGTGCCGCATCCGGCGGCCATGGCGCACGCCCTGGCCACCGACCCGCAGCAGAAGGCCCGATCGGCGTACATGGCGCTGTTCCGCAAGGAGGGCAAGGCGGAGAAGGTGCTGCTGGCCTGGCAGGCCGCCGCCCTGCGCAAGCTGCTCGGCGGGGTGGGTGACCGGGACCGGGTCGCCACGTACGTGCAGCCGATGCGCGAGCCGGGCGCGTTGACCGCCGCGCTGAACTGGTACCGCGCCATGTCCGGCCGGGACATGGCCGGCACGGGGCCGGTGGCGACGCCGACCACGTTCGTGTGGAGCGACCGGGACATCGCGATCGGCCGCGCCGCGGCCGAGGCGTGCGCGGCCCACGTGACCGGCGAGTTCCGGTTCGTCGAGTTGTCCGGGGTGAGCCACTGGATCCCGGACGAGGCGCCCGGCGCGCTGGCCGAGGCGGTGCTGGCCCAGGTGGACGCGGTCTCCTGA
- a CDS encoding DUF6328 family protein, translating into MSRETEKQRWQRNFADLLQELRVAQTGVQILFAFLLTLPFSAGFGETTEFQRDIYVVALLAAAGATAMIISPVAFHRALFRQGRKPELVRFAHRMASGGLGLMLVSMVSAVLLITDFILDRPIAFLLSGIAGLWFLTFWVFLPFSRRNWGEDDDEDEEPPIIPGS; encoded by the coding sequence TTGTCCAGGGAGACCGAGAAGCAGCGTTGGCAGCGGAACTTCGCCGACCTGTTGCAGGAGCTACGGGTCGCCCAGACCGGTGTGCAGATCCTCTTCGCGTTCCTGCTCACCCTGCCGTTCAGCGCCGGCTTCGGCGAGACCACCGAGTTCCAGCGGGACATCTACGTGGTGGCGCTGTTGGCCGCCGCCGGGGCCACCGCGATGATCATTTCACCGGTGGCGTTCCACCGGGCGCTGTTCCGGCAGGGCCGCAAGCCGGAGCTCGTCCGGTTCGCCCACCGGATGGCCAGTGGCGGTCTGGGGCTCATGCTGGTGTCGATGGTCAGCGCGGTGCTGCTGATCACCGACTTCATCCTGGACCGACCGATCGCCTTCCTGCTCAGCGGGATCGCCGGCCTGTGGTTCCTCACCTTCTGGGTGTTCCTGCCGTTCTCCCGACGCAACTGGGGTGAGGACGACGACGAGGACGAGGAGCCGCCGATCATCCCCGGGAGCTGA